A region from the Pseudomonas cucumis genome encodes:
- the rarD gene encoding EamA family transporter RarD, with amino-acid sequence MSKGIALSVTASVLFAVMYYYTSLLSPLSGVEIFGWRMLLTAPCMTVFMVVSGEWTRVVEIVRRLAGKPKLIVGLIGSAVLLGLQLWLFMWAPLNGYSLDVSLGYFLLPLSMVLTGRIVYGERLSYLQKIAVFFASLGVLNELYQVGGFSWATLLVVVGYPIYFILRKRLATDNLGGLWLDMALMLPVAFWFVQGGEQGFGVFDQYPWLSLLIPLLGVISASALVVYIIASRLLPFSLFGLLSYVEPVLLLGVALLLGESIKAGEWLTYIPIWLAVLVLVFEGFKHLVRQRRRPM; translated from the coding sequence TTGTCTAAAGGTATCGCTCTATCGGTCACAGCCTCGGTGCTGTTTGCCGTCATGTATTACTACACCTCGCTGCTCTCACCCTTGAGCGGCGTGGAGATTTTCGGTTGGCGGATGCTGCTGACCGCGCCGTGCATGACTGTGTTCATGGTGGTGTCCGGTGAATGGACGCGCGTGGTCGAGATTGTTCGGCGGCTGGCCGGCAAGCCGAAGCTGATTGTCGGGCTGATTGGCTCGGCAGTGCTGCTGGGCCTGCAACTCTGGTTGTTCATGTGGGCACCGCTCAACGGTTATAGCCTCGACGTGTCGCTGGGGTATTTCCTGTTGCCGCTGTCGATGGTCCTGACCGGGCGAATCGTCTATGGCGAGCGCCTTTCCTATCTGCAGAAAATAGCCGTGTTCTTCGCCAGCCTCGGCGTGCTCAACGAGCTGTATCAGGTCGGCGGTTTTTCCTGGGCGACGTTGCTGGTGGTGGTTGGCTATCCGATCTATTTCATCCTGCGCAAACGCCTGGCCACGGACAACCTCGGCGGGCTCTGGCTGGACATGGCGTTGATGCTGCCGGTGGCGTTCTGGTTCGTGCAGGGCGGTGAACAAGGCTTTGGCGTCTTCGACCAGTATCCGTGGCTGTCGCTGCTGATTCCGCTGCTCGGCGTGATCAGCGCCTCGGCGCTGGTGGTCTACATCATTGCCAGCCGGCTGCTGCCGTTCAGCCTGTTCGGGTTGTTGAGTTACGTCGAGCCGGTGCTGTTGCTCGGCGTTGCGTTACTGCTGGGGGAAAGCATCAAGGCCGGCGAATGGCTGACTTATATTCCGATCTGGTTGGCGGTGTTGGTGTTGGTGTTTGAAGGGTTCAAGCATTTGGTCCGGCAACGACGCCGGCCGATGTAA
- the hppD gene encoding 4-hydroxyphenylpyruvate dioxygenase, with product MADLYENPMGLMGFEFIEFASPTPNTLEPIFEIMGFSKVATHRSKDVHLYRQGAINLILNNEPHSVASYFAAEHGPSVCGMAFRVKDSQKAYKRALELGAQPIHIETGPMELHLPAIKGIGGAPLYLIDRFGEGSSIYDIDFVFIEGVDRNPVGAGLKIIDHLTHNVYRGRMAYWANFYEKLFNFREIRYFDIKGEYTGLTSKAMTAPDGMIRIPLNEESSKGAGQIEEFLMQFNGEGIQHVAFLSDDLIKTWDHLKSIGMRFMTPPPDTYYEMLEGRLPNHGEPVNELQARGILLDGSSESGDKRLLLQIFSETLMGPVFFEFIQRKGDDGFGEGNFKALFESIERDQVRRGVLSTD from the coding sequence ATGGCAGATTTATACGAAAACCCAATGGGCCTGATGGGCTTTGAGTTCATCGAATTCGCATCGCCGACCCCTAACACCCTGGAGCCGATCTTCGAGATCATGGGCTTCAGCAAGGTTGCGACCCACCGTTCCAAAGACGTGCACCTGTATCGCCAGGGCGCGATCAACCTGATCCTCAACAACGAACCCCATAGCGTGGCGTCGTACTTCGCGGCCGAGCACGGTCCATCGGTGTGCGGCATGGCGTTCCGCGTCAAGGATTCGCAAAAAGCGTACAAGCGTGCCCTGGAACTCGGCGCCCAACCGATCCATATCGAAACCGGTCCGATGGAACTGCACCTGCCGGCGATCAAAGGCATTGGCGGCGCGCCGCTGTACCTGATCGACCGTTTCGGCGAAGGCAGTTCGATCTACGACATCGACTTCGTGTTCATCGAAGGCGTTGACCGCAACCCGGTCGGGGCCGGCCTGAAGATTATCGATCACCTGACTCACAACGTGTATCGCGGTCGCATGGCTTATTGGGCCAACTTCTATGAGAAGCTGTTCAACTTCCGTGAAATCCGCTACTTCGATATCAAAGGCGAATACACCGGCCTGACCTCCAAGGCCATGACCGCCCCGGATGGCATGATCCGTATCCCGTTGAACGAAGAGTCATCCAAGGGCGCCGGGCAGATCGAAGAGTTCCTGATGCAGTTCAACGGTGAGGGCATCCAGCACGTGGCCTTCCTCAGCGATGACCTGATCAAGACTTGGGATCATTTGAAAAGCATCGGCATGCGCTTCATGACGCCGCCGCCAGACACCTACTACGAAATGCTCGAAGGCCGTTTGCCGAACCACGGCGAGCCGGTCAACGAATTGCAAGCGCGGGGCATTTTGCTGGACGGTTCGTCCGAGTCGGGCGACAAGCGTCTGCTGCTGCAGATCTTCTCGGAAACCCTGATGGGCCCGGTGTTCTTCGAGTTCATCCAGCGTAAAGGTGACGATGGTTTTGGCGAGGGCAACTTCAAGGCGCTGTTCGAATCCATCGAGCGTGATCAGGTTCGTCGGGGTGTGCTCTCCACCGATTAA